From one Misgurnus anguillicaudatus chromosome 2, ASM2758022v2, whole genome shotgun sequence genomic stretch:
- the selenoj gene encoding selenoprotein J encodes MALALTDRAIGAIIGSAVADAAAQPLHWVYDLQKLSVILSEMSQPEFRSESANPFYRRNTGQQSCYGDQAFVLLESLSECGGLDVEDLKHRTYKFFGPGSEYDTPLNDPYRDKGAPRPQLPIEGPWRQSSLKSFIKNVDAGKAETGCETDNQMDGVAKLGPIVACYAGKPEMLERVEDAIRVTQNNDTCVAVTLAAARFLEHFILNGPDPKALDAVLEQLNDTNRKNPQELDKAIAGQIHQVKENLSKKPKELIPAVFSNTUGLPGAFQAALHGVLTASGYEQAIRDTMSCGGCTSSRSSFIGACIGAQIGLEGIPSSWKSKTLRYNTLLSLSKKLLI; translated from the exons ATGGCCCTTGCCCTTACTGACAGGGCTATTGGGGCAATCATTGGTTCGGCTGTTGCCGATGCGGCAG cACAACCACTTCACTGGGTCTATGACTTGCAGAAACTCAGTGTGATATTGTCTGAAATGTCTCAGCCTGAATTTCGGTCAGAGTCTGCCAATCCATTCTACAGAAGAAACACAGGACAGCAGAGCTGCTATGGAGATCAAGCTTTTGTGCTTCTGGAGTCCCTGTCTGAGTGTGGAG GTCTGGATGTGGAAGACTTGAAGCATCGCACCTACAAGTTTTTTGGTCCTGGATCTGAATATGACACGCCACTCAATGATCCATACAGAGACAAAGGAG CTCCCAGGCCTCAGCTACCTATTGAGGGACCCTGGAGACAGTCAAGCCTTAAGAGCTTTATTAAAAACGTGGATGCAGGCAAGGCAGAGACAG GTTGTGAAACTGATAACCAAATGGATGGAGTGGCAAAGCTGGGTCCCATTGTAGCCTGCTATGCTGGAAAGCCAGAGATGTTGGAGAGGGTTGAGGACGCCATCCGTGTcacacaaaacaatgacacatGTGTGGCCGTAACTCTTGCTGCTGCACG GTTTCTGGAGCATTTCATCCTGAATGGTCCTGATCCGAAGGCACTGGATGCAGTACTGGAACAGCtcaatgacacaaacagaaaaaaccCTCAGGAGTTGGACAAAGCTATAGCCG GGCAAATTCATCAAGTAAAGGAGAATCTGAGCAAGAAACCCAAAGAGCTTATTCCAGCTGTGTTTTCAAACACCTGAG GTTTGCCTGGTGCATTTCAGGCAGCATTGCATGGAGTTCTGACAGCCAGTGGCTATGAGCAGGCTATCCGGGACACCATGAGCTGTGGGGGATGCACCTCTAGCAGGAGCTCATTCATTGGAGCATGCATTGGGGCTCAG